The sequence CAGCACAGATCTCATGAGCAACTGACCAGCAAAGAGGTAGGTAAGAGCCATCTCATCACTACCTGGACAGGACCGATGACTTCTATACAGATAGAGAAGAGCGGAGTTTGTCATCCAACTCTATGGATGCATCGTTTCACCCTTTGATTTAGGAAACCCTGTATTTAGCTTCTGCAGTACATTGTGTTATTACGGGTTGTGCCAATTGACAAACAAAACTCTGCGGTGCTTGTTTACTGTCTTGTATTTGCCAAGACAATTATctgagtacttaaaggggtactccggtggaaaactttttttttttttcaatcaactggtgccagaaaattaaacagatttgtaaattacttacataggctgctctggacagttcctaaaatggacagagatgtcagcagagagctttgtgttccaaatagaaaataatttcctctgtagtagtcagcagctaataagtactggaaggattaatattttttaatagaagtcatttacaaatctgtttaactttctggcaccagttgattaaaaaaaaaaaaagttttccaccggagtacccctttaattttacgtGTTTGGTAGGCCTCCAACGTACACGAATATACAGATAGCTGAAAAGTAGGTGCacccattgagggagatttatcaaaacctgtccagaggaaaagttgctgagttgcccatagcaaccaatcagatcgcttcttcgatctgattggtggctatgggcaactcagcaacttttcctcttgactgattttgataaatctccccccattaaaacctgtgcataggaaaagttgaccagttacccatagcagccaatcagatcgcttcttttattcctcagaggcctttttaataggatctcctttaaatttttttaaagacctctaaaaacaaagatcaaagaagcgatctgattggttgctatgggcatctggtcaacatttcctctgcacaggttttgataagtctccccaatAAGGTACACAGTATAACTGTAACGGAATATATTGAACAGGGGTATTGCAGACACATACAACATCCGTGTAAATCGTGATTTATGTGACTGTATTGTGTCTAGCTATGATGTTGTATTGGGAGGCACACTGTGTGATTAGCTGCTATTCTTGGTAATAGAATAACATAGCTTGTGTCTTTTTATAACTTTATTGCTTTATGGTACTTTTGATAATAGAAATGTTAAAGAGAAAAGGCCTACACTTCTTTGATTTCCGCTATGTAATAgatttgtgttaaaggggttaaccatcaATAGTAAAATATTTTTCATAAGAAATACTCACCTACTTGATCCCCTGCTGCTGCCCTTCCAAAAGTGCCTGGGTCCCCACTGCTCGCTTAATTCTTGTCACAATATGCAGGAAATACCCACTTAGCCAATCCATGACTATAGTTATAACTCTCCTCGGCCGAGGACTTACTGAGTGGGCATTCCCTGCTTGTAGAGATTGGGACCAGAAAGTGGTGAGCAGCAGGAGCTAGGTATTGTTGGAATGGGGGATTGGAAGGGTGAGTATCCCATATTTTTTCAATCCTTTTGCAAGCAAGTTAACAAAaactatatcaccaaacaaccACTTTAAAGTGGTACTGTATCATAAAAACATTTCTACTGCCatccaaaaacagctccacatctgtccataggttgtgtgtggtattgcagcacaAATTTGGACAATATTTGGTGCTATATTTGGACAAAAATAGATGTTTTTCTTATCCTGTCCAACCCCTTTAATCCACATTTTGCAGCCAGAGTGTCCCTGAGCCTAAAGTGATTAAATGTACTATGTATTGTAGCTTAGACTTTATTGTAAGAGTCGGGGATGTTTATATGACACCATaggttacattgtatatattcaTTATATTAAGGCTGACATATCTGCTacagaacattttttttccttccgAAAAACTGCATGAtatgggtcttaaaggggtactcctgtggaaaacttttttttcttttttatcaactattgccagaaagttaaacagatttgtaaattacttctattaaaaaatcttaatccttccagtactttttagaggctatatactacagaagaaatgtttttctttttggatttctcttatgtcacgaccacagtgctctctgctgacctctgctgtccattttaggaactgtccagagcagcatatgttttctatggggatttctcctgctcggggcagttcctaaaatggatagcagaggtcagcagagagcaccgtggtcgtggcataagaaaaattcaaaaagaaaagcatttcctctgtagtatacagcccctaaaaagtactggaaggatcaagattttttaatagaagtaatttacaaatctgtttaactttctgtcaccaggtgatctaaaaaagttttccacgggagtacccctttaaggttgtatgTAGTGTTACAGCTGGGCTCCATTcaattcaatggaactgagctgcgataccacacacaacctgaggacaagaatgGTACTGTttaaaatcctggataaccccttttaagtgatTCCATGTGTaaatattttctaaaaaaaaaaaactatatagagGTTCTGTAAATGTGCTACAATTGCTAACTGATAAGTAAATCATACTTAAGACAAATGTTCAATACATCTATATCTTTGTTTTAGGTTAGTGAGAAGACATTGTAGCCATGAGAGGTTTCGTGGTAGCTCTAGCACTCCTGTTCCTCACAGGTAAGCCGCCATAACTAAATCATCTCCCTTTAGTTCAGAGTTTAGTCGTTGATATTGAATACTTTTATTCTTCACAGTTATTTTTATTAAGAGATTATACAGAATTTCAAAAGAATAACATAGATAAATAatgcaatttttttaatataacattgttggggaaaaaaaatgtcagcTTTGTTCCAAAAACAGTGTCTcttctgtccacaggttgtgtgtggtattacagttaAAACCTATTTAATTCAGTGGAGCTGAGCTCCAATACCAGATGCAACCCATGGACATGTGTAGTACCATATCTGTAAGATGGGAACCATGTTTTTCttccgcacaacccctttaatttatagtAATATTTATTTGCTAATTACGTTCTGTGGATACTGATATTGGCTTCTCTATAACAGACAATTATTTATCTTCCTATCAGGAACACAGGCCCGTTACCCATGGCAGCATGATGAACCCCAAAGCCCTGTTTATCAAGCCCGGGAAGTGATTGAAAACTACCTAAATAAAGTGCGGGATCTCGGCAGGGAAGCCGTCTCCCAGGTGGAGACCTCAGATCTTGGAAAACAGCTTGAGTAAGTGGATCACGAAGGACATTTTTGCCAAATTGGATGGCACCACTTCAATGGGCACTTACTACTTTGGTGATATGGACATAGTACAATCATTATCTCCCACATTGACACATTTATACTTTGCACACTTGATTCTCTTATGTTATGAGTCCATGGGTGAGTTTATCATGGTCTGTGTAAATAAAGTTATTCTTACCCCTCAATTGCCTGGgtgtacttcccccacatttaAGAGGTGcacatttttcattaaaggggtactccactggccagcgtttggaacaaaatgtttggaatggaattttcaagctgcgggggtcagccatgcccctcgtgacgtcaggaccacgccccctcaatgcaataaagatagacatgcattgagggcacacggctgtgatgtcacgagggggcatggccgaaccccgcagcatgaaaacagcgttcggaatattTAGTTCCGAATACTTTCcagttgaatacccctttaatagtaaaatAGCTTAGACAAGTTTCTAAATGTGGTTCAGGCTTGCATGAGATCACACAAAAAATTCCCCCTGAATTTGCTTCTGTTACCTCCAACAGTAAAACTAATTTTATATCTTTTTGGTCCTATAGTCTGAAAATCACTGAGAAGTTTGACACCCTCAGCTCTAATGCATTGGCCCTGAAGAAACAACTGAATCCATATGTGGAAAAAGTCAGAGAGCACATTTCTGCAGAGGTGGAGAAAGACATCCCACTCATCAAAGAAAAGATTCGTCCCATCCTAGAGAACTTCCAGGCAAAATGGGCTGAAGATGTTAAGGCTTTCAGAGAGCGGGTGCAACCTTTGGGAGAGGAGCTGAAGAAACAAACCAGAAACAACCTTGACGCCTTCTACAAGAAACTGCAACCAGTGGCTGCAGATTTCAGAGAGAAATTGCGTTCTGAGGTCGACTCCCTTCGAGCCAACCTGGCTCCATACACCGAACAGGTGAGGCAGAAGGTTCTCgagaaactggaagaagccaaagCTAAAGCTGGCCCTGCCGCAGATGAATACAGAGCTCAGGTTAACCAGCATATTGATAACCTTAAGGAAAGGCTTGCTCCTCTGGCTGAGAATCTCAAAGAGCGTCTGTTGCCCCATGCAGAAGAAGCCAAAGCCAAAATCACCAAGCTTTGGGAAGCTGTGAGAGCCAGGCTTAGCCAAAGCTCTTAGAGTGTTCCCATGTAATGACTGTGTGATGACACGGTGTAATACCGTGATCCACAATTTCCATAGCGTTCAAAAGAGGAGGATACATCATCAAGTTACTAACATTAAAGAAATATATCAAAAAGGTGTGACCTGTAATGCATTGTTTATATGATCCATCCTGATTACCTTTCTCCCCATGACTATGTCCTCGTTCTTTCACATCGGTCTGAGAATAAAATGCATTGGTGGAACATAATTATTTTTGCGTTtgaattttttaaatgttttgtgaCATTATGAAAATATAATGAAAGCACATATAATGGTACacaaagtaaaaagaaaagttaACTTATGTAACTTAAACTATTTGTTGTCATATGAAGACATATGTTATGTGAAGATAATGCCAGCACTATCCCCTCTGCTTTGTTAGTTCCAATTCACATATGTACGGAAATCTGTCATAGTTGTTGTGCTTAACCAAAAAACTGTGCATATAGCAGCTCTGCTAGATAATCCACAGGTCCAGCATCATGCTCCATTTTAGCCTGTGGGATGGGGTCAATCCTGCTTGTTGCATACAGTATTTTCATCCAGGGTGGCTTTGATTCAGGAGCACAACTAGAAAAGGCTGGGCCATAGTAAAAAATCTGAATTGATCTCCCCAATGTGTGCACTTGTTTAAGCCATATACTTCTCTTCATTCTAGCAATCAGTGGGGGGTCTCTTTGACATGTTAGAagtattagggtagggtcacacacagcatatacacagcgtatttcccactgcgcaAAATCTTCTGTGCAGCAGATAATATGCTGCATTTTCTTCTgttaactgacacacagggctacccagcagcagccctgtgtgttcagtgaggtttggaggcatgGGCGTGCATCAGTCACATAGCTCACGAccccacctccaaacctcactgcactcaCAGGGCTGCCGCCAGGTGTTGGCTATCAGAAGAATGCATAGCATGCCATTCATTATAGTGGTTGTAGTGTTttatatagtagcagtagtagaagTTGCAGTTATCTTCTAAATGTTCCGACGTGCCATATAACATAGATCGATGTAGAAATAGATGGCGCACTGAACCGCTGAACAAAGTCCTCTACAGTCGTAAGTGGGAGAATCTGGAAGGTCCTGGCAgcgttgtactgtatatatggtggGGGGTGGGGTTGTTGCAACCGGGACATTAAAATTGCCCATATCTTTCAGCTGCATTCAGCTGCTAGTACTTTGCGTGTCagaatgtaaatgtatgtcctgagatCCGTCTCAGTTATGAAGCGGGTGCATGACAGTGGGTTCCGGCTTCTATCAGCCTGTGGGACCCTGTGGTAATaacagacatcagcgatcactcTGATGCCCATTAACCCttcaaatgctgtgatcaatactgatcatggcatctgtagTATGCAGGGCATACAGACACTCATCAGACCGTACAGGGCATACAGACATTCATCAGGCCGTGAAGACACTCATCTGACCCCCCACGTCAGGGTCCAATGAGTGAAGATGGATGTCAGAGCTTCTCTCAACTGCTTCCAACCATGTGCTGCAATTTTCTCTGTTCTGCCTTCTGGCAGACTAGAGAAacagagcgcagataacactgatcagtgctatatctatgcagagaaatgttcAGTATTTGCATTCAAAAGCTTGCAATACATAGTCCCCTGTAAgactatgtaaaataaaaattacactttaattAATGTGACCAGGCCCCGATAAAGATGAAAATTCCCTCTTTTCACACTCtacttaaaaattttaaaaacttaAATCAACATGTTTGATATCTCAGCATGCTGAATTCTGatctattaaaatgtaaatgatcaaaACTGATAAAAAGAGCAGTGGTGGATATAATCCAGGAAAATTAGGAATTACCATCGGGCgcttctcctcctaggacatacatAGGCAGCATAGTAAACAGAGTACATAGCATACATAGTAAACAGAGTATCTTTATTTGCAACtattgcaaataaaaattgtttaccCTACATGGACTGCTGCCTatgtatgtcctaggaggagaagcGCCCGATGGTAATTCCTATTTTTCCTGGATTATATCCACCACCTCTCATCAATTATCCACCGAGAGGGA is a genomic window of Hyla sarda isolate aHylSar1 chromosome 10, aHylSar1.hap1, whole genome shotgun sequence containing:
- the APOA1 gene encoding apolipoprotein A-I; the encoded protein is MRGFVVALALLFLTGTQARYPWQHDEPQSPVYQAREVIENYLNKVRDLGREAVSQVETSDLGKQLDLKITEKFDTLSSNALALKKQLNPYVEKVREHISAEVEKDIPLIKEKIRPILENFQAKWAEDVKAFRERVQPLGEELKKQTRNNLDAFYKKLQPVAADFREKLRSEVDSLRANLAPYTEQVRQKVLEKLEEAKAKAGPAADEYRAQVNQHIDNLKERLAPLAENLKERLLPHAEEAKAKITKLWEAVRARLSQSS